A region from the Cannabis sativa cultivar Pink pepper isolate KNU-18-1 chromosome 9, ASM2916894v1, whole genome shotgun sequence genome encodes:
- the LOC115723951 gene encoding homeobox protein knotted-1-like 1, with protein sequence MGENSGENSSSNSKLARAFDELGVDHEVENDVFGDDDDEKNNILMKKMISEHPLFELLIHTHFNCLKVGLSEIDGEAAVKANINTSYNNSCQSTTNSPDLDKFMEAYCMALRKLKEAMEEPVKDATSFISTIYSQLSDLSLQENHKETNIIFTTHKHNNK encoded by the exons aTGGGAGAAAACAGTGGTGAGAATAGTAGTAGTAATAGTAAATTAGCTAGGGCTTTTGATGAATTAGGAGTTGATCATGAAGTTGAAAATGATGTttttggtgatgatgatgatgaaaagaataatattctgatgaagaagatgatttCGGAGCATCCTTTGTTTGAGCTCTTGATTCACACTCACTTCAACTGTTTAAAG GTGGGATTGAGTGAAATTGATGGAGAAGCTGCTGTGAAGGCTAATATTAATACAAGTTACAATAACAGCTGCCAATCCACCACTAATTCTCCAGACCTTGATAAGTTTATG GAAGCATATTGTATGGCGTTGAGGAAGCTTAAAGAGGCTATGGAAGAACCTGTAAAGGACGCAACATCATTcatctctaccatctattctcaACTTAGTGATCTTTCTCTCCAAGAAAATCACAAAGAAACTAATATCATTTTCACTACCCacaaacataataataaatga